Within Streptomyces antibioticus, the genomic segment GCACGGGACGGACCCGCCCGAGCCGTTCCGTGTCGGCTTCGCGCCCGGCGAGCAGTTGCTGCTGTACACCGACGGCGTCACCGAGGCCCGCGACAGCGACGGCCGCTTCTATCCCCTCGGGGAGCGCACGCACCTGCTGAAGGACCCGGACGCGCACGGCGCTCTGCGGGCACTTCGGGAGGACGTGGTCCAGCACGTCGCGGGACCCGCCCACGACGACGCGGCGATGCTTCTGCTGCGCTACCGCGGTCAAGGTCCCGCGTAGGGGGCGGCCATGGGTTCGGGCCGGGGCGCCGGCAGCCGGCGACTGCTCCCACCCCGTGCGTGAGCGGTGGCTTCCGCACGGTAGAAAGGACGTATGCCGGTGCACGAGACCCGCCGTGAGACCACGGATGACGTCGACGCGGTCACGGGTGCGGTACTGACCGCCTCGCGTCTGCTGGTGGCGGTCTCCGCCCGCTCATTGGCCGCGGTCGAGGAGCGGGTGACCTTGCCGCAGTTCCGGATGCTGGTCGTGCTGTCCACGCGCGGTGCCACCAAGCTGGTCGCGCTGGCCGACCAGCTCCACGTCGCGCCGTCGACGGCGATGCGCATGGTGGACCGGCTGATCGCCGCCGGCCTTGCCGACCGGCAGACCAATCCCGGCAACCGCCGCGAGACGCTGTTGCGGCTCACCGCCGAAGGGCATCGCATCGTGGGGGACGTGACCGCCCGGCGCCGCGCCGAGATCACCGCGATCGTGGAGCGGCTCGGCCCTGCCCAGCGGGTGGCCCTCGTCGAGGCGCTGAACGCCTTCAACGAGGCCGGAGGCGAGCCGCTGGCGCCGGCGTCGGACGATCCGGAGCCGCATCCGCTGGGGTGGGTGGGCGAGGCGGCGATCGGGCAGGGCGACTGAGGTGCCGCGGTAACGATCGTTTGCCTGTTCGCACGCCGCATCTTTACCGGCACGGTGAATTTTGCATAATGCAAGGGAACTGGGAAGGCGTCGAGCGACGCGGCGGAACGCGGGGGGTCGAGACGGACATGCGGCGACCGCATCGCCCTCGGCCCGCGGCGGAACCACGCCTGATGGGTCAGGTGCGTTCCGCGGTGTGGGGACCCGCGGAGTTCGTCGGCCTGCCGCCATGGTGGCTGACCGGGGAAGGGCTGCTCGCCGGAGTGCTCGCGGTGGGCGCCATCGTCGGTACGACGGTCGCGGGCGCCTGGTACGGGATCGCGGGGCCAGCTCGCGGCGAGGCCGGTCTGGTGTGCGCCGCAGCGCTGGCCGTCTACCTCTGTGCGGTGCGGGCAGGGCGGGCGCTCATCGGCATCGTGGCCGTACTCGGTGTGTGCCTGGCGCTCCACGCACCCCAGGTGGCCGCGGGGGTGGTCCTGGCGGAGCGCGGGCGCGTCGAGTCCGTGGTGGTGACGGCCGTGCAGGACGCGACGGCGGCAACCGGCCCTGGGCGCTACCTCTGCTCGGTGGCCGACCGGCACGGCGTACCGCTCGACGTCCGCATCTGGAGGGGATGCGAGCAGACCACACGCCCCGGTGACGCACTCGCGGTCGTGTACGACCCGATGGG encodes:
- a CDS encoding MarR family winged helix-turn-helix transcriptional regulator, with protein sequence MPVHETRRETTDDVDAVTGAVLTASRLLVAVSARSLAAVEERVTLPQFRMLVVLSTRGATKLVALADQLHVAPSTAMRMVDRLIAAGLADRQTNPGNRRETLLRLTAEGHRIVGDVTARRRAEITAIVERLGPAQRVALVEALNAFNEAGGEPLAPASDDPEPHPLGWVGEAAIGQGD